The genomic segment CGCTCTTGTCGCGTCAACGTCACGTTGACGCGGAATCTCTGGGCCGTGAAACGGGTGCTACGGGTGAGACGGGACGGACAGTTGACGCGCTGTGTAATACTTCGACCACTCAGGGTGGGTAACCCGACGGGGGGTCGGATCGTGCCTCGCATCCGTTTCATGCAGGTGGCGTCTGTCGCCATCCTCATCGCCGCATCAGTGCAGACGCTCGGGACGGGTACGGCCGCCGCCGCGCCGGCACCGAACGCGATCGGTCAACCCGGTCCGCCGAGGAACGTCTCGGCCGTGGCCGCCAACGCCCAGGCGACGGTGACCTTCAGCCCACCGACGAACCGGGGCCTGGCGAAGATCACCCGCTACAACGTCACCGCCCACGATCTCACCAATCCCGCACGTGGCGGGCAGACGGCAGTCGGGCTGCGGAGTCCGCTGACCGTCCGCACCCTGCACAACGGCGACGTCTACACCTTCACCGTCACCGCGCATAACTTCTTCGGTACGTCGATCCCGTCGCTGCCGTCCTTCCCGGTCATCCCGGGCACCGTGCCCGCACCTCCGATCGGCGCAGAAGCGACCGCGGGCAACACCGACGCCCTGGTGAAGTTCAAGATCCCGGTGAGCAATGGCGGCGTACGCATCCGCGACTACACCGTCACGGCGACCGACCACACTGATGCAGGACGCGGCGGGCAGACCGCCACCCGCGTGACGAGCCCGATCACCGTGCGCGGGTTGACCAACGGCGACACCTACAGCTTCACCGTGGTCGCGCGGAACTTCTTCGGCAAGTCGAAGCCCTCAAGCCCGTCCAACAGGGTCATCCCCGGCACCGTCCCCGATCCGCCGACCGGCGTGACCGCGACTGCGGGGAACCAGTCAGCCGCCGTGTCCTTTACCCCGCCGGTGAACGACGGCGGCCCGCCGATCACCGGCTACACCGTGCTCGCCACCGACGTCACCGAACCGAGCCGCGGCGGCCAGACCGAAACCGGCTCCCACAGCCCGATCACGGTGACCGGCCTGCACAACGGCGACGACTACACCTTCACCGTGCAGGCGATGAATGCCTTCGGCGATTCGGACCCGTCCGCGGCTTCCAACACGGTGACCCCCGGAACCGTGCCCCACCCACCGACTCGTGTGCACGCGACCGGCGGTAATGCCAGCGCCGTGGTGACGTTTACCCCGCCGGTGCGCACCGGCGGTGCGCCGATCACCAGCTACACCGTGACGGCATCCCCCGGCGGCAAAGCCGCCAGCGGACTCGCAAGCCCGATCACCGTGACCGGGTTGACCAATGGCACGCCGTACACCTTCACGGTCACCGCGAAGAACACCCACGGCATGTCGCTGCCGTCGCATCCGTCCAACTCGGTCACTCCGGCGACCGTGCCCGACGCACCCACCGACGCGACCGCGGTCGCGGGCCACATGGAGGCGACGGTCAGCTTCACGCCGCCGGCGGACGACGGCGGGGCGACGATCACCCACTACACCGTGACCGCCGAGGCGGTCTCCCCCTGTGTGTCCCGGAGTTGTCGGGTAGTCGGCGGGGCCCCGGCGGACGGCCAGGCGACCACCGGCCCGGGGAGCCCGATCGTGGTGCACGGGCTGACCAACGGCACGACGTACACCTTTACGGTCACCGCCACCAACAGGGTCGGCACGTCCGACCCGTCCGACCCATCCAACGCGGTCACGCCGATGGGCCCGGTCACCGTGCCCGACCCGCCGACCGACGCGCATGCGACCGCCGGGAACGGCACCGCCGCGGTCACCTTCACCCCGCCGGTCAATGACGGCGGCGCGGCCATCACCTCGTATTCGGTGCGGGCCACGGACCACACCAACCCGAACCGCGGCGGGCAGACCGCCAGCGGCCCGGGGAGCCCGATCACCGTGACCGGCCTGACCAACGGCGACCAGTACTCGTTCCGGGTCACCGCGACCAACTCGGTCGGTCCGTCCGCGCCGTCGACGGCATCCAACACGGTGACCCCGCTCGGGCCGGCGGTGACCATCACCGGACCCGCCTTCGCCCAGCTCAACACGAGTGTGGGGTTGAGCGGCACCGCAGCACCCAACGCGATCGTCAACGTGTGGTTCCACAAGTACATCACCGACGACTACACCAACCGTCGTCGACTGCACGCCGACGCCAACGGGCACTGGGCGACCAGTTACGTCGCCAACAACGACTACCGCTACTACGCCACCTCCGGTGGGCAGATGTCGCCACATGGCCTGACTCAGATCAAGCCGTTCACGGTGGGGCCGGCGACGGTCCCGCAAGGCTCGACCGTCAATATCGTCGGTACGGCCCGGCCGGGCATGACGATCCGGGTGTGGTTCAAGAAGAAGGACGTGCCGGGCTACACGGCGCGCCGGACACTCACCGCCACGGCCGGTGGCCGCTGGATGACCAGCTACGTCGCCAACACCGACTACCGCTACTACGCGACCAACACCACCAACGCCGGTATGTCCAACACGGTGCTCACCCAGGTGCGCTGACGGACGGGTACTCGGCTACAGGTGCCGTTGCCAGCCGATGACGTTGGCGACGACCCGGTAGCCGAGCATCTCGTTGACCCTGATCATGTGGTCGTTGGAAGCCGCGTTCCAGGTGTCGAGGGTGCGCAATTGCGGTTCCTCCTCGGCGAGCCAGCGCAGCATCGCGGCCTTCAGCACGAAGCCGAGCCGGTGACCGCGGTGCGCGCGGAGCACGCTTGTGTCGTACTGCCAGCCGAACCACGGACGAGGTCCATCGACGCTGACCAGCGTGTGGCCGGCGAGATCGCCGGTACGACGATCCCGGGCGACCAGCCGGTAGACCCGCCGCTCGTGCACGCGTTGTGCGTCGTCGAAGCCCCTGAGCCGTTCCGGCGTGAAGACCTCGTCCTCCACGTCGTAGTCGTCGGTCGGCGCGTCGTTGATGGCCGCGGCCATCCGGGCGACGTCGTCGAGCAGATGCTCGGGTGTCCTCCCGGGCATCTGCACGAGGTCGTATTCGACGCAGTGGCGCTCCGCCAGCGCGTAGTCGTGGTCGAGCCGCTCCCAGTCGATGTCGAGGATGTGCTGCCTCCGCTGCACCTCCACCGATACCCGGCCGAGCCCCATCGTCTCGAGGAGACCGACGCCGGCGGTGCCCTCGAAGGTGTTGGCGACGACCAGGCGCCGTCCGTCGGCGCGCACCCGCTCCACCGCCGCCTCGAAGAGTGACCGGCCGACCCCCTGCCGCCGCGCCAGTGGGTCGACCGTGACCCCGACCCATCCGAGGTGCCGGTTGTCCCGACGCGGAAGGTCGACCTCCACGATTCCGACGACGCGGCCGCCCTTGGCGCGCACGAGCCCAACGACCGGCGGGTCACCGTCGTACCCGTGGGTGACATTCGCGGCCACGGACGCCGCGGTATCCCCGTGCTCATGCGGACAGTCGACCACCCGGGCAGCCTCGAACACCGCCGCGGCGCCCGCGACATCGCGGGCGTCCAGGCGCTGCGGATCCAGCCAGCGCACGTCCATTGGTCTAGGAAACGCCCGCGATCCCCGCGTGGCGACCGAATATCGCTATCCCGCCGTCGACGAGGCGACGCACGTCCTTAGTACTTCGTTGACGTGAATCAACCGCGTTCAGGGGACGCTGATCTCCACAACGGTCGCCTGCGTGGGTCCGGACGGAGCGGGATAGGTCACGGTGTCGCCCACCCGGTGCCCGAGTGTGGCTCGCCCGAGCGGGCTGTCGGGGGTGAGCACCG from the Mycobacteriales bacterium genome contains:
- a CDS encoding fibronectin type III domain-containing protein, whose protein sequence is MQVASVAILIAASVQTLGTGTAAAAPAPNAIGQPGPPRNVSAVAANAQATVTFSPPTNRGLAKITRYNVTAHDLTNPARGGQTAVGLRSPLTVRTLHNGDVYTFTVTAHNFFGTSIPSLPSFPVIPGTVPAPPIGAEATAGNTDALVKFKIPVSNGGVRIRDYTVTATDHTDAGRGGQTATRVTSPITVRGLTNGDTYSFTVVARNFFGKSKPSSPSNRVIPGTVPDPPTGVTATAGNQSAAVSFTPPVNDGGPPITGYTVLATDVTEPSRGGQTETGSHSPITVTGLHNGDDYTFTVQAMNAFGDSDPSAASNTVTPGTVPHPPTRVHATGGNASAVVTFTPPVRTGGAPITSYTVTASPGGKAASGLASPITVTGLTNGTPYTFTVTAKNTHGMSLPSHPSNSVTPATVPDAPTDATAVAGHMEATVSFTPPADDGGATITHYTVTAEAVSPCVSRSCRVVGGAPADGQATTGPGSPIVVHGLTNGTTYTFTVTATNRVGTSDPSDPSNAVTPMGPVTVPDPPTDAHATAGNGTAAVTFTPPVNDGGAAITSYSVRATDHTNPNRGGQTASGPGSPITVTGLTNGDQYSFRVTATNSVGPSAPSTASNTVTPLGPAVTITGPAFAQLNTSVGLSGTAAPNAIVNVWFHKYITDDYTNRRRLHADANGHWATSYVANNDYRYYATSGGQMSPHGLTQIKPFTVGPATVPQGSTVNIVGTARPGMTIRVWFKKKDVPGYTARRTLTATAGGRWMTSYVANTDYRYYATNTTNAGMSNTVLTQVR
- a CDS encoding GNAT family N-acetyltransferase, yielding MDVRWLDPQRLDARDVAGAAAVFEAARVVDCPHEHGDTAASVAANVTHGYDGDPPVVGLVRAKGGRVVGIVEVDLPRRDNRHLGWVGVTVDPLARRQGVGRSLFEAAVERVRADGRRLVVANTFEGTAGVGLLETMGLGRVSVEVQRRQHILDIDWERLDHDYALAERHCVEYDLVQMPGRTPEHLLDDVARMAAAINDAPTDDYDVEDEVFTPERLRGFDDAQRVHERRVYRLVARDRRTGDLAGHTLVSVDGPRPWFGWQYDTSVLRAHRGHRLGFVLKAAMLRWLAEEEPQLRTLDTWNAASNDHMIRVNEMLGYRVVANVIGWQRHL